A genome region from Hydrogenoanaerobacterium saccharovorans includes the following:
- a CDS encoding AAA family ATPase, producing the protein MKNKLETMDAETLMTTPLEQLKFIVDGLIPQGLHILAGSPKIGKSWLSLWICLQVAKGENVWEFETHKSEVLYLCLEDSFARIQNRLFEITDDAPSNLHFAIMSDTIGNGLEIQIENFIKEHSETGLIVIDTLQKVRSNTSANINPYAADYDDINALKQIADKNKIAIVLVHHLRKTCDSDPLNMISGTSGIAGGADTNFVLQKDKRTENTAKLICTGRDIEGRELFLEFNKNTFVWELREPIEVEQKNVDEVIIILSGFIKSVGTFTGTATELAESLKLECNPSALKKKIIKHMSYLTENNITYSENRTFERREFSLSYIPNDTMTDENSPQNLPSTCQLPSAESNLATVATCSPLCAENDDGVA; encoded by the coding sequence ATGAAAAACAAACTTGAAACTATGGATGCCGAAACTTTAATGACCACACCGCTTGAACAACTGAAATTTATTGTAGATGGTCTGATACCGCAAGGACTGCACATCTTAGCAGGTTCACCAAAAATCGGCAAGAGTTGGTTATCACTTTGGATTTGTCTGCAAGTTGCAAAAGGTGAAAATGTTTGGGAGTTTGAAACTCACAAAAGCGAAGTTTTATATCTTTGCCTTGAAGATAGCTTTGCAAGAATTCAAAACAGGCTGTTTGAAATTACAGATGATGCACCATCTAATTTACACTTTGCAATTATGAGCGACACTATTGGTAATGGTTTAGAAATTCAAATTGAAAACTTCATCAAGGAACATTCTGAAACTGGATTAATAGTAATTGATACTTTGCAAAAAGTTCGCAGCAATACATCAGCAAATATAAATCCCTACGCCGCCGACTACGATGACATCAACGCACTAAAACAAATTGCTGATAAAAATAAGATTGCGATTGTTTTGGTGCACCACCTTAGAAAAACGTGTGACAGCGATCCACTCAATATGATTTCCGGCACCAGTGGAATTGCCGGCGGTGCTGATACAAATTTTGTTTTGCAAAAGGACAAACGAACTGAAAATACAGCAAAGCTTATTTGTACCGGCAGAGATATTGAGGGGAGAGAATTGTTTTTGGAATTTAATAAAAATACTTTTGTTTGGGAACTACGAGAACCAATTGAAGTAGAACAGAAAAATGTTGACGAGGTGATTATTATTCTTTCTGGCTTTATAAAATCAGTTGGCACTTTCACTGGTACGGCAACGGAGCTTGCAGAAAGTTTAAAACTGGAGTGCAACCCATCTGCACTGAAAAAGAAAATCATTAAGCATATGAGTTATTTGACTGAAAACAACATTACCTATTCTGAAAACCGAACCTTTGAAAGGCGAGAGTTTTCTCTCAGTTATATTCCCAATGACACGATGACGGATGAAAACTCCCCTCAAAATCTCCCGTCTACGTGTCAGCTCCCGTCAGCAGAGAGTAATCTCGCCACTGTTGCCACCTGTTCGCCCCTTTGTGCCGAGAATGACGATGGAGTGGCATAA
- a CDS encoding type I restriction-modification system subunit M — protein sequence MNKQQLANKIWESANKMRSKIEANEYKDYILGFIFYKFLSDKEVTLLKKDGYEEEDIISEVHENNEQLVDYCQQQLGYFIAYDNLFSTWLTKGNSFTVDNVRTALSAFNRLISNNKKKVFSKIFNTLETGLSKLGDNTNNQTKAIRDLIQLIKDIPTDGKQDYDVLGFIYEYLISNFAANAGKKAGEFYTPHEVSQLMSEIVASHLKDREKIEIFDPTSGSGSLLITIGKSVAKYMKSKDNIKYYAQEWKENTYNLTRMNLVMRGIKPDNIFARCGDTLEEDWPWFDDANPSGTYYKLPFDAVVSNPPYSQHWDPSHKETDPRYRYGMAPKGKADYAFLLHDLYHVKPNGIMTIVLPHGVLFRGDALGGADGQGEGEGRIRRNLIENNNIEAIIGLPANIFFGTGIPTIIMVLRQKRTESDVLFIDASKGFTKVGKTNKLMASDIKKIVDAIEIRPQEIPKFARIVSKEEIRQNGYNLNIPRYIDSSEATETWDIYATMFGGVPNHEIDLLEKYWTAFPKLRNVLFSTDETPYSSLAVEKLNDSIENSADVQAFIAKHRSAFSDFDGYLNHKLIEKMMELHTSQTESEITQNIFDRVTPLPLIDKYQAYQLFDNQWGKISTDLEIIQTEGFEATKQVDPNMVIKKKGDKEEEVQNGWVGHVIPFDLVQTTLLSEDYNALKEKESRLEEIAAELTEVIDSIDESDKGDFLNEENTAFVAKEFATKLAEIYSDVSSPELEGLQGYIELIDAKAGKAIKLQYIATHSEINWSLIDGNAPYGKGKVIPYIKALQSTYAFPEDSFEAKMVKADALMTEEKAVKKDVKTMAEELHLKTKETIEGLTDEQALDLLRLKWIAPLSTELRSMPNSIINELEKEVQSLLNKYAVTYLSIGEQIQSSEKALSSMIDELEGNEYDMKGLAELKSLLIGEGDE from the coding sequence ATGAATAAACAACAGCTTGCAAATAAGATATGGGAATCTGCAAATAAAATGCGATCCAAAATTGAAGCTAATGAATACAAAGATTATATTTTGGGATTCATATTTTATAAATTTCTTTCTGACAAAGAAGTCACACTTCTAAAAAAAGATGGCTATGAGGAAGAAGATATCATCTCTGAGGTGCATGAAAATAATGAGCAGTTGGTGGATTATTGTCAGCAACAGCTTGGTTATTTTATTGCATATGATAACCTATTTTCTACATGGTTGACCAAAGGAAATAGCTTTACAGTTGATAATGTAAGAACTGCACTTTCTGCGTTCAATCGCTTAATCAGCAATAATAAGAAAAAAGTATTCAGCAAAATATTTAATACATTGGAAACCGGATTAAGTAAGCTTGGGGACAATACCAACAATCAAACAAAGGCGATTCGTGACCTAATTCAATTGATCAAGGATATCCCTACTGACGGTAAACAGGATTATGATGTTTTGGGATTTATCTATGAATATCTTATCAGTAATTTTGCTGCCAATGCTGGTAAAAAAGCCGGAGAATTCTATACACCACACGAAGTATCTCAGCTTATGTCTGAAATTGTTGCAAGTCATTTGAAAGACAGGGAAAAAATTGAGATTTTTGATCCAACAAGTGGTTCTGGTTCTTTGCTTATTACCATAGGCAAAAGTGTTGCAAAATATATGAAAAGCAAGGATAACATCAAATATTACGCACAGGAATGGAAAGAGAACACTTACAATTTAACAAGAATGAATCTGGTTATGCGTGGAATTAAGCCAGATAATATTTTTGCACGTTGTGGTGATACTCTTGAAGAGGACTGGCCATGGTTTGATGATGCTAATCCATCTGGAACATATTATAAATTGCCTTTTGATGCAGTTGTATCTAACCCACCGTATTCTCAGCATTGGGACCCTTCCCATAAAGAAACCGATCCTCGCTATCGTTATGGAATGGCTCCCAAAGGCAAAGCCGATTATGCGTTTTTATTACATGATCTATATCATGTAAAGCCAAATGGTATTATGACAATTGTTCTTCCACACGGTGTGCTATTTAGAGGAGATGCACTTGGAGGTGCGGACGGTCAAGGTGAAGGTGAAGGTCGTATTCGCCGTAACTTAATTGAAAATAACAATATTGAAGCTATTATTGGACTACCTGCTAATATTTTCTTTGGTACAGGAATTCCCACCATTATTATGGTTTTACGTCAAAAACGCACAGAGTCTGATGTGTTGTTTATTGATGCTTCCAAAGGGTTTACAAAAGTGGGTAAAACAAATAAGCTCATGGCTTCTGATATTAAAAAAATTGTGGATGCGATTGAAATTCGTCCACAGGAAATTCCCAAGTTCGCCCGTATTGTATCAAAAGAGGAAATTCGACAGAACGGATATAATTTAAATATTCCTCGTTATATAGATTCCTCCGAGGCAACAGAAACATGGGATATTTACGCTACAATGTTTGGGGGAGTTCCAAATCACGAGATTGACTTGCTCGAAAAATACTGGACAGCATTTCCTAAATTAAGAAATGTTTTATTCTCTACTGATGAAACGCCGTATTCATCTTTAGCTGTTGAAAAATTAAACGATTCCATTGAAAATAGTGCTGATGTGCAAGCATTTATTGCTAAACACAGGTCAGCTTTTTCTGATTTTGATGGCTATCTGAATCATAAATTAATTGAAAAAATGATGGAGCTACATACTTCGCAGACAGAATCAGAAATCACCCAAAATATTTTTGATCGTGTAACTCCGCTGCCTTTAATAGACAAATATCAGGCATACCAATTGTTTGATAATCAATGGGGGAAAATCTCTACTGACCTTGAAATCATTCAAACAGAAGGATTTGAAGCAACGAAACAAGTAGACCCCAACATGGTGATTAAAAAGAAGGGTGATAAGGAAGAAGAAGTACAGAACGGCTGGGTCGGACATGTCATTCCATTTGATTTGGTGCAAACAACTCTATTGAGTGAAGATTATAATGCTCTAAAGGAAAAAGAGTCACGATTAGAAGAGATTGCTGCCGAATTAACAGAAGTCATTGATTCTATTGACGAGAGTGACAAGGGAGACTTTTTAAACGAGGAAAATACCGCTTTTGTAGCAAAGGAATTTGCTACAAAATTAGCGGAAATTTATTCCGACGTATCATCTCCTGAGCTTGAAGGCTTGCAAGGATACATTGAACTGATTGATGCTAAGGCAGGAAAAGCTATCAAGTTACAGTATATTGCAACACATTCTGAAATTAACTGGAGCCTGATTGATGGCAATGCCCCTTATGGAAAGGGAAAGGTCATTCCATACATCAAGGCATTGCAATCAACTTATGCCTTTCCAGAGGATTCATTTGAGGCAAAGATGGTAAAAGCCGATGCACTTATGACAGAAGAAAAAGCCGTCAAAAAAGACGTTAAAACTATGGCCGAGGAATTACACTTAAAAACAAAAGAAACCATCGAGGGACTCACTGACGAGCAAGCCCTTGATTTGTTGCGCCTCAAATGGATTGCCCCCTTGTCTACTGAGCTTCGTTCCATGCCTAATTCAATCATAAATGAACTTGAAAAAGAGGTTCAGAGCTTGCTGAACAAATACGCTGTTACCTATCTTAGCATTGGTGAACAGATTCAAAGCTCTGAGAAAGCACTTTCGTCTATGATTGACGAATTGGAAGGCAACGAATATGATATGAAAGGGTTGGCGGAACTAAAATCGCTTTTGATAGGTGAGGGCGATGAGTAA
- a CDS encoding type I restriction endonuclease subunit R, EcoR124 family: MTFDNEAGFEAALINLLTEKYGWEPEILRYKTEEDLIQNWKQILFENNREVDRLNDVSLTDGEMQQVLEQVTRLRTPLKLNGFINGKTVAIKRDNPEDELHFGKEVSLKIYDSREIAAGQSRYQIAQQPVFKAKSSILQNRRGDFVLLINGMPLIHCELKRSGVDVSQACNQIEKYAHEGVFTGLFALVQIFIAMQPDETVYFSNPGPDGRFNKDFYFHWADANNEPLNHWKDIAQYLLSIPMAHQLIGFYTVADDTDGVLKVMRSYQYFAASRITSRVAMRHWADKDQLGGYIWHTTGSGKTLTSFKSAQLIADSKDADKVVFLMDRVELGTQSLMDYRGFADDADSVQATENTDILVGKLKSDNPANTLIVTSIQKMSRVEEDNGFNAHDISIIQDKRIVFIIDEAHRDVFGDMLRTIKNTFPNAMFFGFTGTPIHDENQKKMSTTSDIFGNELHRYSIADGIRDKNVLGFDPYMVPTYKDRDLRKAVALEKAKATTEEEALSDEKKKKIYLHYMNHTCVPMAGYIQADGNYLKGIEDYLPSSQYEREEHQCAVVDDILDNWITLSHNSRFHAIFATSSIPEAIQYYKIFKSKSALKVTALFDPTIDNNGSAIFKEDAIIEIIEDYNTHYGMKFQMSTYSLFKKDISYRLAHKEQYKAIEHSTEQQIELLIVVDQMLTGFDSKWINTLYLDKVQIYEKLIQAFSRTNRLYGPEKPFGTIRYYRKPYTMQRNIDEAFKLYSGDKPLGLFADKLEQNLNKMNELFDEINAIFRSAGIANFQKLPADHSERGQFAKLFKQFNNFLEAAKIQGFDWEKLSYDIKTDSGKITINLHLDETTYLILVLRYKELFSGGGGGLSGDVPYEIDSYLTEINTGVIDANYMNSRFKKYLKALQDGTETIAVLDELHKSFATLNQEEQKYANIFLHDVQSGDVQIDEGKTLRDYITEYMTRAKNDQIHIFAVAIGVDESALRNFMQLKVTESSINEFGRFDKLKATINRSMAKDFLERTEGKGIKPFQLNMKIDQILRKFIFEGGFDIA; the protein is encoded by the coding sequence ATGACATTCGATAACGAAGCTGGCTTTGAAGCGGCACTTATCAATTTGCTTACAGAAAAGTACGGATGGGAGCCGGAAATTCTGCGGTATAAAACAGAAGAAGATTTGATTCAAAACTGGAAGCAGATTCTTTTTGAGAATAATCGAGAGGTAGATCGCTTAAATGATGTTTCTCTAACAGATGGAGAGATGCAACAGGTTTTGGAACAAGTTACCCGTCTACGTACACCCCTTAAGCTGAATGGCTTTATCAATGGTAAAACTGTTGCCATCAAGCGAGATAACCCAGAAGATGAATTGCATTTTGGCAAGGAAGTTAGTCTAAAAATATATGATAGTAGAGAAATTGCCGCAGGGCAAAGCCGTTATCAGATTGCACAACAGCCTGTATTTAAGGCAAAAAGCTCTATTTTACAAAATCGCCGAGGCGATTTTGTTCTACTGATTAACGGAATGCCACTCATTCATTGTGAGCTCAAACGCAGCGGAGTGGATGTCAGCCAAGCCTGTAACCAGATTGAAAAGTATGCCCATGAAGGTGTTTTTACCGGGCTCTTTGCTCTTGTGCAGATTTTTATTGCAATGCAACCTGACGAGACTGTATATTTTTCAAACCCCGGTCCTGATGGAAGATTTAACAAAGATTTTTATTTTCATTGGGCAGATGCCAATAACGAGCCATTGAATCATTGGAAAGATATTGCTCAGTATCTTCTCTCAATCCCTATGGCACATCAACTGATTGGGTTTTATACAGTGGCAGATGATACAGACGGTGTTTTGAAAGTCATGCGTAGCTATCAGTATTTTGCAGCTTCCCGTATCACGAGCCGAGTGGCAATGCGGCATTGGGCAGATAAGGATCAGCTTGGAGGCTATATTTGGCATACTACTGGTTCCGGCAAAACTTTGACCAGTTTTAAATCTGCCCAGCTGATTGCGGATTCTAAGGATGCTGACAAGGTTGTATTTTTGATGGATCGTGTGGAGCTTGGCACACAATCTTTAATGGATTATCGTGGTTTTGCAGATGATGCTGATTCTGTACAGGCAACAGAGAATACAGATATTTTGGTTGGAAAGCTGAAAAGTGATAACCCTGCCAACACCTTAATTGTAACATCAATTCAAAAGATGAGTCGTGTGGAGGAGGACAACGGTTTCAATGCACATGACATTAGCATCATACAAGATAAAAGAATTGTTTTTATCATTGATGAAGCACATCGTGATGTGTTTGGGGATATGCTTCGCACGATTAAAAACACCTTTCCAAATGCCATGTTTTTTGGATTTACCGGCACACCAATACATGATGAAAATCAGAAGAAAATGAGCACGACTTCAGATATATTTGGCAATGAACTGCATCGATATAGTATTGCGGATGGAATCAGAGATAAGAATGTTTTAGGCTTTGACCCTTATATGGTTCCAACCTACAAAGACCGTGATTTGCGAAAAGCAGTAGCACTTGAAAAAGCGAAGGCTACAACAGAAGAAGAGGCTTTGTCTGATGAGAAAAAGAAGAAAATCTATTTACACTATATGAATCACACCTGTGTACCAATGGCAGGATATATCCAAGCTGATGGAAATTATTTGAAAGGCATTGAGGATTATTTGCCTTCTTCACAATATGAGCGTGAAGAACATCAATGTGCAGTCGTAGACGATATTTTAGATAACTGGATCACACTTAGTCACAACAGTAGATTTCATGCAATTTTTGCAACCAGTAGCATTCCGGAAGCAATTCAATACTACAAGATATTTAAATCAAAAAGTGCATTAAAAGTAACAGCTTTGTTCGATCCTACCATTGATAATAATGGCAGTGCAATTTTTAAAGAAGATGCAATAATAGAAATCATTGAGGACTATAATACACACTATGGCATGAAATTTCAGATGTCTACCTATTCTTTATTCAAAAAAGATATCTCCTATCGTTTGGCACATAAAGAACAATACAAAGCCATTGAGCATTCTACCGAACAGCAGATTGAGTTATTGATTGTTGTTGACCAAATGCTTACAGGCTTTGATTCCAAATGGATCAACACACTGTACTTGGATAAAGTTCAGATATATGAAAAGTTAATACAAGCATTTTCTCGTACAAATCGCCTGTACGGTCCGGAAAAACCCTTTGGAACAATTCGATATTATCGAAAGCCATATACGATGCAAAGAAATATTGACGAGGCATTTAAGCTTTATTCTGGTGATAAACCACTTGGACTATTTGCAGATAAATTGGAGCAAAATCTAAACAAAATGAATGAGCTTTTCGATGAAATAAATGCAATTTTCAGATCAGCAGGAATTGCAAATTTTCAGAAACTTCCTGCTGATCATTCTGAGCGTGGACAGTTTGCTAAATTGTTTAAACAGTTTAACAATTTCCTTGAGGCAGCTAAAATCCAAGGCTTTGATTGGGAAAAGCTCTCTTACGATATCAAGACTGATTCCGGAAAAATTACCATCAACTTACACTTGGATGAAACAACATATTTAATTCTTGTACTTCGTTACAAAGAGCTGTTCTCAGGTGGTGGGGGTGGATTAAGTGGAGATGTTCCGTATGAAATCGACTCTTATCTCACAGAGATCAATACTGGCGTTATAGATGCAAATTACATGAACTCTCGTTTCAAAAAATATCTAAAAGCACTGCAAGATGGAACAGAAACGATTGCTGTTTTAGATGAGCTTCATAAATCATTTGCAACCTTGAACCAAGAGGAACAGAAATACGCCAATATTTTTTTGCATGACGTGCAGAGTGGAGACGTTCAGATTGACGAAGGAAAAACACTTCGCGATTATATCACAGAATATATGACAAGAGCTAAAAATGATCAAATACATATTTTTGCAGTGGCTATCGGTGTCGATGAATCTGCCCTCAGGAACTTTATGCAACTAAAGGTGACTGAATCGAGCATTAATGAATTTGGTAGATTCGACAAATTAAAGGCAACCATTAACAGGAGTATGGCAAAGGATTTTCTTGAAAGAACTGAGGGAAAAGGGATTAAACCTTTTCAGCTCAATATGAAAATAGACCAAATATTAAGAAAGTTTATTTTTGAAGGTGGATTTGATATTGCATAA
- a CDS encoding helix-turn-helix domain-containing protein, translated as MKYLSITETAKRWEISTRRIQILCKEGRIPGAILIGRTWGIPENALKPIDGRIKSGKYIKTKSNKKNFDSHMEHKPDETIN; from the coding sequence ATGAAATATCTTTCCATCACAGAAACTGCAAAACGGTGGGAAATATCTACACGACGCATACAGATACTCTGTAAAGAAGGACGTATCCCAGGTGCGATACTTATTGGGCGTACATGGGGTATACCCGAAAATGCTTTAAAGCCGATAGATGGCAGAATCAAGTCTGGAAAATACATAAAAACAAAATCAAATAAAAAGAATTTTGATTCTCATATGGAGCACAAACCAGATGAAACTATAAATTAG
- a CDS encoding DUF6809 family protein: MPNRLDDLYHSFYKPIEQTELKSSIEENHKKLIQILSKEDKVLVLRIIDALEMICNYQSKDSFIQGFKLGFELTNELQSYNDHSFEKENLNDCGQFFMSQEVQKDEEN; encoded by the coding sequence ATGCCAAACAGATTAGATGACCTATACCACAGCTTTTACAAGCCAATCGAGCAAACAGAACTTAAATCTTCAATTGAAGAAAACCACAAAAAGCTTATACAAATACTATCAAAAGAAGATAAAGTCTTGGTATTAAGAATTATTGATGCCTTGGAAATGATTTGTAACTACCAAAGCAAAGACAGTTTCATTCAAGGCTTTAAATTAGGCTTTGAGTTAACAAATGAATTACAGAGTTACAATGACCACAGTTTTGAGAAAGAAAATCTTAATGACTGTGGTCAATTTTTTATGTCTCAGGAGGTGCAGAAAGATGAAGAAAACTAA
- a CDS encoding restriction endonuclease subunit S — translation MSKQMKPTIRFSGFTDDWEELELRECFDERQERSADGELISVTINEGIKRFSELGRHDNSSADKSHYKKVEIGDIAYNSMRMWQGASGYSPYSGILSPAYTVITPKSGTDSKYFAYCLKTLKMIHIFQLNSQGITSDTWNLKYPAFSVIETAVPKVDEQKQIALLFTHLDHIINLHQHKYDKLLTVKKSMLEKMFPKDGADVPEIRFKGFSGAWEKHKLGDLVERVVRKNLNNECSLPLTISAQYGLIDQITYFNNRIASRDVSNYYLVLNGEFAYNKSTSDGFPFGAVKRLDLYEKGVLSTLYIVFSIKNYKSVNSDFLSVFFDTDRWHKGVSERATEGARNHGLLNISAEDFFDIDLYLPKDDGEQAKIGAYMKQLYSLINVHQKELDKLQNIKKALLEKMFA, via the coding sequence ATGAGTAAGCAGATGAAGCCAACAATACGATTTTCGGGATTTACCGATGATTGGGAAGAACTTGAATTAAGAGAGTGTTTTGATGAGCGGCAAGAGCGTTCAGCTGATGGTGAACTGATTTCAGTCACTATTAATGAAGGCATAAAACGATTTTCAGAGCTTGGCAGACATGACAATTCAAGTGCTGATAAATCACACTACAAAAAAGTTGAGATTGGTGACATTGCCTACAATTCAATGAGAATGTGGCAAGGTGCAAGTGGGTATTCTCCATATAGTGGAATATTAAGCCCTGCCTATACAGTTATCACTCCTAAAAGCGGTACTGATTCAAAGTACTTTGCATACTGTTTGAAAACATTGAAAATGATACATATATTTCAACTTAATTCTCAGGGAATTACTTCAGATACTTGGAATTTAAAGTATCCTGCATTTAGTGTAATAGAGACAGCGGTGCCTAAAGTTGATGAACAGAAACAAATAGCGTTACTTTTCACTCATCTTGACCACATTATTAACCTCCATCAACACAAATATGACAAGTTACTCACTGTAAAAAAATCCATGTTAGAAAAGATGTTTCCAAAAGATGGTGCCGATGTGCCTGAAATTCGCTTTAAGGGATTTTCAGGTGCGTGGGAAAAACATAAATTGGGTGATTTGGTCGAACGAGTTGTAAGAAAAAACTTAAATAACGAATGTAGCTTACCATTGACGATCTCAGCTCAGTATGGTTTGATTGACCAGATCACCTACTTCAATAATCGCATTGCAAGTAGAGATGTCAGCAATTATTACTTGGTTTTGAATGGCGAATTTGCTTATAATAAAAGCACATCGGATGGATTTCCGTTTGGTGCAGTGAAACGACTTGATTTATACGAAAAAGGCGTATTATCTACACTTTATATTGTTTTTAGTATAAAAAATTATAAGTCAGTAAACAGTGATTTTCTTTCTGTTTTTTTTGATACAGATAGATGGCATAAAGGTGTATCGGAGCGAGCTACCGAGGGTGCAAGAAACCATGGACTATTGAATATTTCTGCAGAAGATTTTTTCGATATAGATTTGTACTTACCTAAAGATGATGGGGAACAAGCAAAAATTGGAGCATATATGAAGCAATTGTATAGTCTCATTAATGTCCATCAGAAAGAACTTGATAAGCTCCAAAATATAAAAAAAGCCCTACTTGAAAAAATGTTTGCATAA
- a CDS encoding DUF6076 domain-containing protein, translated as MIEEIKGTNEKVNTLQEFTLMFWQNQILIDESKIPLGQCTTDILNLSDDYLVEMNTCRNALVGGMQTLFNPNIKKDLATVTEIQDKLNKVLDLAIALPPFYYLIDKGFGHSMLIDIFNSQPQGFVAMTDRNTHQGEVFHHFIFKLISIIDETIAFKKYISVMLDLYFEKLNKRNEEHYAVGVYSFFTDTKLLNEIRMTMPPMPTFDFTQTREVGIEYAPMRNPENEKEYLIAERIVFKSMGTFFHMDFFRALMKGHCPRRCHNCGKYFLLLSGHNTCYCSNIAPNQKNMGDTKTCRDIGAHIKETQKKEKRTPAQQEYDKVYNRLKTRKNRGKLTVDEWNTKVSEAVELMEKNKNGELSDFEYMEMMKKF; from the coding sequence ATGATTGAGGAAATAAAAGGAACAAACGAAAAAGTGAATACATTACAGGAATTCACCTTGATGTTTTGGCAAAACCAAATATTGATAGATGAGAGTAAAATTCCTTTGGGGCAGTGTACAACTGATATTCTCAATTTAAGCGATGACTATTTAGTTGAAATGAATACCTGTCGCAATGCTCTTGTTGGCGGAATGCAGACTTTGTTTAATCCAAACATAAAAAAAGACCTTGCAACCGTTACTGAAATACAGGACAAGTTAAACAAGGTTTTAGATTTGGCGATTGCCTTACCGCCGTTTTACTATTTAATTGATAAGGGGTTTGGGCACTCCATGCTCATTGATATTTTTAATAGTCAGCCGCAAGGGTTCGTTGCAATGACAGACAGAAACACACATCAAGGTGAGGTTTTTCATCACTTTATTTTCAAGCTGATTTCTATTATTGATGAAACTATTGCTTTCAAAAAATATATTTCAGTGATGCTTGATTTGTATTTTGAGAAACTAAATAAACGCAACGAGGAGCATTATGCTGTTGGAGTTTACAGCTTTTTTACAGACACGAAACTTTTAAATGAAATTCGTATGACTATGCCACCCATGCCAACTTTTGATTTTACACAGACAAGAGAAGTCGGAATTGAGTATGCTCCCATGCGTAATCCCGAAAATGAAAAAGAATATTTGATTGCTGAACGCATTGTATTTAAAAGCATGGGTACATTTTTTCACATGGATTTTTTTCGAGCACTAATGAAAGGTCATTGTCCACGCAGATGCCACAACTGTGGCAAATACTTTCTGTTGCTGTCGGGACATAACACTTGCTATTGTTCCAATATCGCACCTAACCAAAAGAACATGGGTGACACAAAAACCTGCCGTGATATTGGTGCTCATATTAAAGAAACACAGAAAAAAGAAAAGCGTACCCCTGCTCAGCAAGAGTACGACAAGGTTTATAATAGGCTCAAGACACGCAAAAATCGTGGCAAGCTAACTGTTGATGAATGGAACACAAAAGTTTCCGAGGCTGTTGAGCTCATGGAGAAGAACAAAAATGGTGAGCTTTCGGATTTTGAGTATATGGAAATGATGAAGAAGTTTTAA
- a CDS encoding DUF6550 family protein, with amino-acid sequence MKKTKIALTATTLAILSLMINAYHAEPQALPSPPHNRPVSETIEMDKAYAPTIETPSLASDEPQQISTQIEEIIEPPTEESSTPQPTENIEPTNTPTTPIQAATKPTTPTPKEPPTPKMGDTRIVDGQKQSYFLGFGWIDDMGENECIFVEDMFENGNKIGIMGQSDGDINKMVGTMD; translated from the coding sequence ATGAAGAAAACTAAAATAGCATTGACAGCAACCACACTTGCAATTCTTTCTCTGATGATAAACGCTTATCATGCAGAGCCACAAGCACTACCAAGCCCGCCCCACAATCGCCCTGTGTCGGAGACTATAGAGATGGATAAGGCGTATGCACCAACAATAGAAACACCGTCACTTGCAAGTGACGAACCCCAACAAATCAGTACCCAAATTGAGGAAATTATTGAACCACCAACTGAAGAAAGCTCCACACCACAGCCAACAGAAAATATTGAACCGACCAATACTCCAACCACACCAATACAAGCGGCTACAAAGCCAACTACACCAACACCTAAAGAGCCACCAACTCCCAAAATGGGTGACACTCGTATAGTGGACGGTCAAAAGCAAAGCTACTTTTTAGGCTTCGGTTGGATAGACGATATGGGTGAAAACGAATGTATCTTCGTAGAAGATATGTTTGAGAACGGCAACAAGATTGGAATTATGGGTCAAAGCGACGGCGACATCAATAAAATGGTTGGCACTATGGATTAA